A stretch of DNA from bacterium HR17:
GCTGTGTTGAAAAATGGGGGTCGGTCGGAGGGCGGCTCTTCGGAGGGCGGCTCTCCTGAGCCGCCGAAGAAAGAGCGGTGCATCAGGAGATGCACCCTCCGAACGACAAACTCTCGGAGGGCGGCTCTCCTGAGCCGCCGAAGAAAGAGCGGTGCATCGGGAGATGCACCCTCCGAACGACAAACTCTCGGAGGGCGGCTCTCTTGAGCCGCCGAAGAAAGAGCGGTGCATCGGGAGATGCACCCTCCGAACGACAAACTCTCGGAGGGCGGCTCTCTTGAGCCGCCGAAGAAAGAGCGGTGCATCGGGAGATGCACCCTCCGAACGACAAACTCTCGGAGGGCGGCTCTCTTGAGCCGCCGAAGAAAGAGCGGTGCATCGGGAGATGCACCCTCCGAACGACAAACTCTCGGAGGGCGGCTCTCTTGAGCCGCCGAAGAAAGAGCGGTGCATCAGGAGATGCGCCCTCCGAACGACGCACTCTCGGAGGGCGGCTCTCTTGAGCCGCCGAAGAAAGAGCGGTGCATCAGGAGATGCGCCCTCCGAACGACGCACTCTCGGAGGGCGGCTCTCTTGAGCCGCCGAAGAAAGAGCGGTGCATCAGGAGATGCGCCCTCCGAACGACGCACTCTCGGAGGGCGGCTCTCTTGAGCCGCCGAAGAAAGAGCGGTGCATCAGGAGATGCGCCCTCCGAACGACGCACTCTCGGAGGGCGGCTCTCTTGAGCCGCCGAAGAAAGAGCGGTGCATCAGGAGATGCGCCCTCCGAACGACGCACTCTCGGAGGGCGGCTCTCTTGAGCCGCCGAAGAAAGAGCGGTGCATCAGGAGATGCGCCCTCCGAACGACGCACTCTCGGAGGGCGGCTCTCTTGAGCCGCCGAAGAAAGAGCGGTGCATCAGGAGATGCGCCCTCCGAACGACGCACTCTCGGAGGGCGGCTCTCTTGAGCCGCCGAAGAAAGAGCGGTGCATCAGGAGATGCACCTTCCGAACGACAAACTCTCGGAGGGCGGCTCTCTGAGCCGCCGAAGTAAAAGCGGTGCATCAGGAGATGCGCCCTCCGAACGACGCACTCTCGGAGGGCGGCTCTCTGAGCCGCCGAAAAGCGGTGCATCAAAAGACGCACCCTCCGAGACACTGCCGAAAGGTAAACTCAAGGCAGCACTGAACTCATGAAAAAACTTCAAGGAGGTGCGAAGATGCGTAACGAACGCGGGTTTGTCGTGTGGCTGACGGGGCTTTCGGGAGCGGGTAAGACGACGATCGCCCATGCCCTCAGCGAGCGGTTGAGGGAAGCGGGTTACAAGGTGGAGGTTTTAGACGGCGATGTCGTAAGGCAACACTTCAGTAAAGGGTTGGGCTTCAGCAAAGAAGACCGCATCGAGAACATCCGCCGCGTCGCCTACGTCGCCCACTTGCTCGCCCGCAACGGCGTCGTCGTCATCACGGCGCTCATTTCGCCCTATCGGGAAGGGCGCGACTATGCCCGCCAACTTATCGGTGCCTTCGTTGAAGTTTATGTCAAGTGCCCGCTGAATGTCCTGATTGAACGGGATGTCAAAGGGTTGTACGCGAAAGCGCTCAAAGGCGAAATTCCCAATTTCACCGGAATCAGCGACCCTTACGAGCCGCCAGAAACACCAGAAGTCGTCGTGGAGACAGACAAGGAGACGCTGCAGGAGAGCGTGGACAAAATTTGGCAGGCACTAGAAGAGTTGGGTTACATCAGCGACACTCCTATCGGCGCCGATGATTTTGCAGCGACAAA
This window harbors:
- the cysC gene encoding putative adenylyl-sulfate kinase; amino-acid sequence: MRNERGFVVWLTGLSGAGKTTIAHALSERLREAGYKVEVLDGDVVRQHFSKGLGFSKEDRIENIRRVAYVAHLLARNGVVVITALISPYREGRDYARQLIGAFVEVYVKCPLNVLIERDVKGLYAKALKGEIPNFTGISDPYEPPETPEVVVETDKETLQESVDKIWQALEELGYISDTPIGADDFAATKVSAANAPMEVSGDAAVAP